A genomic region of Anaerolineales bacterium contains the following coding sequences:
- a CDS encoding molybdenum cofactor biosynthesis protein MoaB: protein MSPSDSSQAHRQLAAQRGPLALAIITVSDSRRAETDTNAHYLRPQIEALGHQVAAYHIVPDEPAEIQAVLDALAAGPAQLLLFNGGTGISRRDTTFDVLSRNLEKTLPGFGELFRMLSYAQVGAAAMFSRATAGVYRGKVVISTPGSPAAVQLAWEQLIAPELEHLAWEVAR, encoded by the coding sequence ATGAGCCCATCGGACTCTTCGCAGGCCCATCGCCAACTGGCCGCCCAGCGTGGCCCGCTGGCCCTGGCGATCATCACCGTCAGCGATAGCCGCCGCGCCGAAACGGATACCAACGCGCACTACCTGCGCCCACAGATCGAGGCGTTAGGCCATCAGGTGGCTGCTTACCACATCGTGCCTGACGAGCCAGCCGAGATTCAAGCCGTATTGGATGCGCTGGCCGCTGGCCCGGCACAGCTGCTGCTGTTCAATGGCGGCACGGGCATCTCGCGGCGGGATACCACCTTTGATGTGCTGAGCCGCAATCTGGAGAAAACCTTGCCGGGTTTTGGTGAGTTGTTTCGTATGCTGAGCTATGCGCAGGTGGGGGCGGCGGCCATGTTTTCACGCGCCACTGCCGGAGTCTACCGCGGCAAGGTGGTTATCTCCACCCCGGGCAGCCCGGCGGCGGTGCAACTGGCCTGGGAGCAGCTGATTGCCCCCGAACTGGAGCACCTGGCCTGGGAAGTGGCGCGCTAA